TTAAAGTTTCTTTATCAATATATTCCTGAATAGAATGAATTTCATGGTCCATAAAGAGCTTCTTTCCCTTTAAGCTTCTTGTAAAGCCTCTTACCCGATAATCCATGGTAATTACGTCCGAGTCAAAAGCTCCGATAAGGTAATCCAGAGTGGAAAGCGGTGTAATCTCCCCGCAGGTAGACACATCAATATCCACCCGAAAGGTTGCCACACAGGTTTCCGGATGATACTCCGGATATGTATGTACTGTCACATGGCTTTTATCTAAATGCGCCACATGAGTTTTTCCCATAGGAACCATAGTCTTTTCCGCAATCAAGATAGTCACAGATGCTCCCTGCGGCTCATAATCCTGCTGGGAAATATTCAATATCTGTGCACCTATCATCTGTGTTAAATTTGTCAAAATGGTAATCAGTCTATCGGAATTATACATATCGTCAATGTATTCAATATATTCTTTCTGGTCTTTTTGCGTTTCCGCATAGCATATATCAAAAATATTAAAGCTCAGGGATTTTGTTAAATTATTAAAACCATACAGCTTCAGTTTTTCACTCATAATTCCATTTCCTTTCAGCAGTGCTCTTCTCCCGAAGCATTTTTATTGTTTCATAGAACGCCATTCCCATGAAACAATAAAAACGCCACAGGTGCTGTATTTCTACACATCACCTGTGGCTGTATTTCGCAAAATATCCAACGATATTCATTTCGTCCCATTTTCTTTTCTCTAAGGGTTCGGAATGACGAAAGTTTTAGAGTCTATATAGCAAATATCTTACTTTTACTACTCTTATTGACCGTTTCACAAGTTGATGTGCACCTTTTGTGCACTGGTTGTAAAGTTACCAACTTATAAAATTTGAGCTTTTAACTCAATCAATAAGGCAACAAGCGTTGCCAATCGGCAGTTGCCCCGGCTGTCCGTATGGCCTTAACCCGAAGGTGGGCAAAAAATATTTGCATGGAACCTCTGTCGAACTTTGTATCCCATAGCCTTCTTAATATAGCTGATTTTAATTTTTTTGTCAATAGATTTGGCACTTAAATGGACACAATAATTCCTCCGTCATTTGCATACATACTGCTGACTCCCGCAGTGTCTAAAACAACGACATCCTTGACTTCAATTCGCTTTAAAATCTCTTCTTTTACGATTTCTGCACGAGAAGCACAGTTGCAGTGGGTAATTGCCAAAACTTTCTCTGCACTGTCCTTAGCATTTTCCACAACATAATCCACCATTTTTACAAGAGCCTTGTTAATTCCCCTTGCCTGATCCAGCTGTGCAATAGTCCCCTCCGGTGTGCCGTTCATAACCGGTTTAATCTTTAAAGCGCTTGCCACAAAAGCTTTCATATTGCTCAGTCTTCCGTTCTTTCTCAGTGTTTCCAGATTTTCCAATACAAAATAAATATTCTGTGACTGAATATACTCTTCAACGGTTTTTATTACCTGCTCAAAGTCCATTCCTGCTTCTTCACATTCTTCGATTTTCATGGCGATTAAGGTCTGACCTGCGGAAGCAGAACAGGAATTAAAAACATGTACCTTCTGCTCCGGTTTATCTTCTGAAAGAAGATTTTTTCCTAAAACCGCACTGTTATAAGAACCGCTCAAATTAGATGAGAGTGTTACTGCATACACATGCTCCGCATCACAGTCAAATGCCTGACGATATCTTTCCGGTGAAGGGCAGGAGGATTTGGGACATTCCGGACACTGTGCCACTTTCTCTAAAAACTCTGCCTGATTAAAGCTTTCGTCATCTACAATATCTTCGCCCCCAACGGTCAATGTCAAAGGAATACTTTCAAATTTTTCATCTGTTTTCCATCTGTCTAATAATTCGCCGCAGCTATCTATTACAATTTTATATTTCATTTTTCATAACCTCTTTATGTAGTTTTTAATACCATTTCTTATACTACCACAAAACTACTTATTTGAAAAGGTTTTTTCCTAAAACACTGGGATTTTTTTTCATTTTCGTTTATACTGTTCTTATCCTTTCTTCCATACGGAAAATTTTTATAGAAATGAGGAATTTTTTATGATTGCATTACAGGTGCAGGATATAAAAAGCTTTATGTCAAAATTATTGATTGGTACTGATTTTGATGCTTTCTGGCTGTCAGAAGCGACTGTCACTACCTCCATTACTTATACCTTAGACGGACTTCTCCATCTTGATTTTTTCGATACACAGGAAGCAGAACTGTTGCAGGCAGAAGGTCGTGAATACACACTTTGGAAAGACATCAAGCCCTTTTGTTTTTCCATCATGAAAGGAAAAAAAACACCTCTTCACTTTAAAATTGTATTCATGCTCTCAAAAAAAAATACAGAAAAACTTTTACTGGGAAACCGTGTTCCTCTCTCTATTGATGATATTTTCGGTCTTTTCGTAAATTTCCAATACGACGGAACACATTTAACCTGTACTACCGGAACTTCTGTAAAAACCTTTACTCTTGATAAAACCTTAGATCATGTATGGGATGAGCTGGTTCAAAAGTTTTTCAGGCAGCAGCAAATCCCCTACGAAATTTTATAGAATTAGGAGACTGACTTATGATACAGGATATCGGAACACATTGTTATCACAACGAATACATACCTGTTCCGCCAAAAGAACAGGACTTTATTTTATGTTATAAGGAAAAAAACGTTTTAGTGAAAAAAACAAAGGACAGCTTTTTGCTACCACGTTTCTGTGACATTCCAAATTGGGAAACAGAGCCGTACATTTATTTATTTTCCATTGATGAGCATCATTTTTATATGCTTCCAAAAATGCAGCCTTCTCTTTTGTCTGATTTTATTTTTGAAGATTTGGTTATCTTTCGCAGCCAGCAGCCAAAAGAGCTGTGTTTTGCACTGATTACAGGCTTTCATTTATTTTCTTGGTATGAAAGCCGCAAATTCTGCGGTAAATGCGGTGAAAAACTGCTTCACGATACAAAAGAACGCATGATGTACTGCCCCCATTGTCATAACACAGAATATCCCAAAATTTCTCCTGCCGTCATTGTAGGTATTCGAAATAAAAACAAGCTCTTACTTTCAAAATACGCCGGAAGAAATACTACACGTTATGCCTTGATTGCGGGATTTACGGAAATCGGTGAAACACTGGAAGACACAGTAAGAAGAGAAATCATGGAAGAGGTTGGACTGAAGGTAAAAAACATTCAATATTACAAAAGCCAGCCGTGGGGACTTTCCGGCTCTGTTTTGTCAGGATTTTTCTGTGATTTAGACGGTGACGATACCATCACCTTAGACCGAGAAGAATTGTCCACTGCCCAGTGGTTTGAGAGAGAAGACATTCCTTATGATGACTATGACGTAAGCCTTACAAGGGAAATGATGATACAATTTAAAAAAGGACTCTATTAAAAAATAACAAAAAGAGACTGTCTTTTAAATATTCCGAATGAGCATTTAATGTAACAGTCTCTTTTATATAATTATCTTTTATTTTGCCAGAAGCAGCATGATTTCATTGCTTCTTGTCACAAATTTTGTCATTTCTTCCGGTGTCAGCTGTCTGTGGCTGATTAACGCCAAATCATATAACTGTTCGCACAGAATATCCACGTTTTCATTTTCTTTATTTTCCAGAACATACTGTACCAGTTTATTATTTGCATTTAATACCAGTGTTTCCTGTCCGCCGAACATAGATGGGTCCATGCCGTACATATTGTACATTTTCATCATTTCCTGCATACGACGGTTTTCTTCGGAAATTGTCATCATGGAAGATACTTTATCGTTTTTCAGGCTTTCTACCTTAATTGTCAGATTTTCTTTCTTTAAAGCTTTCTTAAAGATTTCAGATAAAGTCTTTGTTTCTTCCTCTAAGTCTTTTCCTTCTTCTTTTACAGCGTCTGTTACATCTGCATCAATACGAAGGAATTTGACATTTTCTTTTACCTGTTCTACATGAGAAATAAACGGAGAGTCAATGTTGTGCTTCAGAATAACCGCATCCTGATTTTGTTCTCTGAACATATTGATATACTGGCTCTGCTGTACTTCATCGGTTACATAGTAAATACTGGTTTTTTCAGGTTCTTTTTTCGCTTCTTCTTTTGCTTCCTCAAGAACCTCTTCTTTATTTTCCTCTGCAAGAACTTCCTGCTCTTCCGGTGTTTCTGCTGTATTTTCTTTGATGCAGTCTTCCAGTGTCAGATATTTTCCGTCAATATTCTTATAGAGAATATAATCCATCATTCTCTCAGAGAATTTCGTATCTTTTAAGCAGCCGAATTTAATAAACGGGTTGATATCATCCCAGTATTTTTCATAATTTTCTCTGTCAGTTTTGCACATACCGGAAAGCTTGTCTGCCACTTTTTTGCTGATATAATCAGAAATTTTCTTTACAAAACCATCGTTCTGCAAAGCGCTTCTGGATACATTAAGCGGTAAATCAGGACAATCGATGACACCCTTTAACAGCATTAAGAATTCAGGAATAACTTCTTTGATGTTATCTGCAATAAATACCTGATTATTGTATAATTTAATTGTACCTTCAATGGACTCATATTCCATGTTGATTTTTGGGAAGTATAAAATGCCTTTTAAATTAAACGGATAATCCATGTTCAGATGTATCCAGAACAATGGCTCTTTATAGTCCATAAATACTTTTCTGTAAAATGCTTTGTACTCTTCTTCTGTACATTCATTTGGATGCTTCATCCACAGCGGATTTGTATCGCTTAAAGATACCGGACGTTTATGGATTTTTACCATTTCTTTTGCAGGAGAAATTTCTACAACCTCTTTTTCGCCGTTTTCATTTTCTTTTTCTTCTGTTTTTGCATCTTCGTGAATATGTTCTACAATAATATCGTCTTCTTTTACCTCAGACTCTTCAATGGTTTCATATTCCTGCGGCGCATTTGCTTTAGAAAGGAAGATTTCTACCGGCATAAAGGAACAATATTTTTCAATAATTTCTCTTGCACGATATTCATTGGCAAATTCTACGCTTTCTTCATTTAAGAACAGCGTAATCTCTGTACCCACTTCTGTTCTGTTTCCATCTCCGATTTCATACTCTGTACCGCCGTCACTGGACCAGTGAACCGCAGTTGCACCTTCTTTGTAAGATAAAGTATCAATCTGTACTTCATCTGCCACCATAAACGCAGAGTAAAATCCCAGACCAAAATGTCCGATAATCTGGTCTTCATTTGTTTTATCTTTATATTTCTCTAAAAACTGTGTTGCACCGGAAAATGCAATCTGTGTAATGTATTCTTCTACTTCATCTGCGGTCATACCAAGACCTGTATCAATGAATTTCAAAGTCTTTTCTTCCGGATTTACAATGACCTGAATTTTATTTTTATGGTCTTCCGGAAAAGTGTATTCTCCCATAACCTCCAGTTTTTTCAGTTTTGTAATGGCATCACATCCATTTGAAATTAATTCACGGAAGAAAATGTCATGATCGGAATACATCCATTTTTTAATAATCGGAAGGATATTGTCACTGTTAATTGATAAAGTACCACGCTTGCTAGCCATGATAAAATACATCTCCTTTTTCATTCTTATATTGGGAAACGTTTCCCTGCCTAAACACCATAATAGTCCCCAAAGAAATAAAAGTCAAGAGAAAATTAGCACTCAATCATATTGAGTGCTAACAAAATTTTATAAACTTTCTTAAATAATTCTAAACTTCTTATTTTTTCTTTGCTGCAATAAAGATATTCGGCGGATTTTTATGGAGATTGACAATTTCCAGAACTTCAAAACCGTTTTTCTGGATTTTCCGCATCAGACTAATGGGTGTATCAAAAGCTACATAAGGCATCAGATGTAATTTACTTTTCCAGAATTTTTTCACAGAGTCTTTGGATAAATTTCTTCCCAGACAGTCTGTGGCAGAAAGAAAAATACCGCCAGGTTTTAAAATCTCATATATTTTCTTTAAAACCTCATCCTGATTTTTCATATACAACAGCACATTGTACGCCGTCACCACATCATAGCTTTCCGGCTCTATTTCCATTTCCGTCAATTCTCCCATGGAAAAGGTAATATTATTCTTTGACAATTTTTCTGCTTTTTCTCTGGCTTTTTGGAGCATATCTTTAGAAATATCCGTTGCCGTGATTTCTTTTACATATTTTGAAAGAGGAATGGTCGCTGCGCCGGTGCCGCAGCCAATCTCAAAAACTCTGTCCTCCTCCTTTAAAAATGTCGCAGAACGTTTCACAGTTTTTCTGTAAGCATTTTCATATACTGATAAAACCTGCTTATCGAATACTTCTGAACGCCTGTTCCAAAATGCAGGAGCTTCAACCCTTGTATTTTTCATCCTTATCCCTCCTTGATCACTTCAAAAACAAACGCAGCAATTTCTTTTTCCCATTTGTATACGGCTGATAACGAATAGGTAAATCGACTCCCTGATATTTTTTCACAATACTTTTCGTATGACTAAAGGTATCAAAGCTTTTTTTTCCGTGATAGCTTCCCATACCGCTTGCACCTACACCGCCAAATCCCATTCTTGATGTTGCCAAATGAATAATGGTGTCGTTAATACAACCTCCTCCAAAGGATACTTCCCTTAAAACCCTTTTCTCTGTCTGCTTTCTTCCTGTGAAAAGATACAATGCAAGAGGTTTTTCCCCTTTTTTAATAAAATCCTCTGCCTCCTTTAAATCTCTGTAAGTAAGCACAGGCAGCACCGGTCCGAAAATTTCTTCCTGCATAATGGGTGACTTTTCCGTAATATCATCTAAAACAGTAGGGGCAATAAACAGCCTTTCTTTATTCCCAAAGCCGCCCTTTATAATATGTTCTCCTTCCATAAGCTTCATAATGCGCTCATAGTGTTTTTCATTAATGATTTTAGGATAATCCTGATTTTTCATCGGCTCTGCCGAAAACACTTTATCAATCCAGTATTTTAAATATTCTAAAAATTCTTCTTTTACAGTTTCCTGTATCAAAAGGTAATCAGGAGCTACACAGGTCTGTCCGCTGTTTAAATATTTCCCAAACACCAGACGTTTTGCTGCCAGCTTTAAATTTGCTGTTTCGTCTACAATACAGGGACTTTTTCCACCCAGCTCTAAAGTAACAGGCGTGAGATTTTGGGCAGCCTTTTCCAGAACAATTTTTCCCACTGCCTTGCTTCCCGTAAAGAAAATATAGTCAAATTTCTGTTCTAAAAGCGCTGTATTCTCTTCTCTGCCGCCTTCCACAGCTGCCACAAATTCTTTCGGAAAAACAGCGGAAAGAATTTTTTTAATCACTGCCGAGGTGTGCGGTGCATAAGCAGAAGGCTTTACCACACAACAATTTCCCGCTGCAACAGCGCCGATTAAAGGCTCCATACAAAGCATAAAAGGGTAATTCCAAGGGGCTATAATCAGCACTGTGCCATAGGGCTCGACAGCTTCAAAGCTTTTTGCAGGAAACTGCGCCAATGGTGTCAAGGCACGTTTTTCCTTCATCCAGCCCTTTAAATGCTTTTCTGCATAGTTCAGCTCGGAAAGTGTCATTCCCACTTCTGTCATATAAGCTTCAAAATCTGATTTTCCCAAGTCCTTATACAGGGCTTCTTCGATTTCTTTTTCATAATATAAAATTGTTCGTTTTAAGCGAAGAAGAGCTTTCTTGCGAAATTCATAAGCTTTTGTCCTGTTTTTTTCAAAAAAAGCTTTTTGCCTCTCTGCTATGCAGTTTATTTCCATGAGCCGTCACCTCACTAGCCTTCTACAATTAAATACTGTCCGTTTGGAAGAGGAAAGACTTCACTGGCATCCTCCAGCTCTTCCAAGGTCATTCCGTCTACATCCATGCCGTTTTCTTCAAAATATTCCTTTACTTCGGCTAAAGAGTCTACCACAACTGCCATGCAATCCTCTAAAAACGCCTCCGCCTCTTCCTCTGTCTCCGCTACCGGCTCTGCAAATAACTGCTCCTGATTTTTCAAAAAAGTTACCAGACATTCTTCACTATATTCATTCATTCCAATTTCCTCCTTGTTGAATTATTTTTTCTAAAACGGTTTCTACCCGTTCTGTTTCATATTTTGCTGTTTCTTTTACTTCTTCTTTGGCATTGCTCACGGCAAAGCTATAAGTAACCTCATGGAGCATTTCCAAATCATTTAAGTTATCTCCAAAAGCCGCACAGGCGTCTGCGGAAATAAGAAAATGCTTCTGCAAAACTCGAATTCCTTTTCCCTTATCCGCACTCATCGGCATCATATCCAGCCATGCGTGACCGGAGGTTACCACAGTTGCCTGACTTCCGAAAAGCTTTTTCCAATAAGGCAGCATTTCTTCCAGTCCGCTTTCCCTGTACATGGATATTTTCAAAATATCTTCTTTTACTTTGAAAATATCATCTACCACTGCAACCTTGCCTTTTACTGTCTGAAGCATATAATCTGCAAATGCTTTTCTTTTCGGCTGAATATAGTAGGATTTTTCTCCGGAAACAATAATTTCCATATCCTCTCTATTCAGTATGCTATGCGCCATTTCTTCTGCTAATGCCCGTTCAAAAACATCTTTATGTAAAATTTTTCCTTTATACACAACCATTGCCCCATTTTCACAAATATAAGCAATGTCATCTTTTACAGGCTCAAATAAGTTTCGTAAAACTGCATACTGTCTTCCGCTGGCAGCCGCAAAAAGAATTCCCATTTCTTTTAACTGTTTTATCTGCTCCACTGCTTGTAAAGACAGCTCTCTTTTCCCATTTTGAAGAAGCGTGCCATCTATATCACTGGCAATCAGCTTTAACATACTTTCCCACTCCCTGCTATTTCTTTTTTGCGGTTTCAAAAATTTCCTGTGGCGTATCTACAATTTTATCTGCATGATGTTCCACCAGTTCCTGTCTTGGACGAAAACCCCATGTTACGCCGATGGTATACATACCTGCCGCTTTTCCCGTATCCATATCTGTATTGGTATCTCCACAGTAAAGACATTCCTCAGGTTTTACGCCAAATGCCTCTGCAATAGCCAAAGCTCCCACCGGTGACGGCTTTCTGGGAATACTTTGTGTCTGTCCCTGTACTTTATGAAACATTTCTTCTCCGAAAATTTTATTCACTACCTCTATGGCTGCTTCATGAGGCTTATTAGACAATACCGCAATTCTAATATTTTCTTTTTTTAACTCTCCTAAAAGCTCCAAAATCCCGTCAAAAGGTTTCACATGATAAAATGGATTTTGTGCAAATTTCTGACGATATACAGTGCGTATCTGCTCATAATCTGCCGTATCACCTCCCGGTGTATCTGCCAACATCCTCCTTACCAGCTCATCTGCTCCATCTCCTGCATAAAAATTATAATTCTCCACCGGTAGCGCAGACAATCCAAATTCCTCCAAAACCTGATTTCCTACATAGGCCATAGACTCCACAGTATCTGCGATTGTTCCGTCTAAGTCAAATATACAAGCTTTATACATCTTTACCATTCCCTACTTTCTATTCCCATATTTTTTAATTCCTGATACAATCTTGCCAGTGGCAGACCTACTACATTATTATAATCACCGCTGATTTCCTTAATAAAGACTGCCGATTTTCCCTGAATACCATAAGCCCCTGCTTTATCCATAGGCTCCCCAGTATTCACATAACTTCTGATTTCTTCATCTGACATAGGGTAAAAAACTACTTTCGTTTTCTCATGAAACGTCTTTTTTCTGTTTTCGTTTCCCTCTCTTGCCATAATTGTCACACCTGTATAAACTTCATGTTCCCTTCCCTGAAGACTTTGAAGCATCTTTACAGCGTCTTTTTGCGAAGACGGTTTGCCCAATATTTTTCCTTCACTTGCGACAACCGTATCCGCCCCAATCACAAGAACATCCCCTAATGACTTTTCATAAATATCGCTGCATTTTAAATAAGACAGCTCCTCTACTGCCTGCCCCGGCTGTTCCGTGGTAATTTTCTCCTCTGCCTGACTGGGGATAACTGTAAAGGGAATTCCTCCCTGCTCTAAAAGTTCCCTTCGTCTGGGAGAAGCACTTGCCAGTATAATTTTCCTCATGTTTTTCTCCTTTAAAGAAATTCCCACTTTATATTCTTTCAATTCTTAGTATATCCTGTCTTTTTCAATGATGCAAGACAAGAAAGAATTCTGCCAGGGCAACCGCATAAAAAATATTAATACCAAAATCATCACTTTTCCGTTATAATAAAAGAAAAGGGTGATTTTTATGATGGAAATGAAAAAGTATTTTTCAGATTTGGTAGATAGCAGAGATAATCGAGGATTGAGACATACTCTCGTGGATATCGTAGTTATGAGTATTTATGCTGTCTTATGCGGTTATACAGATACAGAAAATATGGCATTTTTTATGAAACTTCAAATGGCTCCGATATATTATTATGGACAATCATTTTATTTTTCTGCGTGAAATCAAAGGTGATATCGCTGCTGTGCAAATAATAATCTGCAAACCATTTCTTAATCATCTCTTGTTTATATCCACAACAAATAACGAATTCGTGATATCCGTAGTGAGAATATAGTTTCATAATATGCCAGAGTATGGGTTTATCTCCAACCTCCACCATAGGTTTTGGTTTCAAATGACTCTCTTCACTGATCCGGGTTCCAAATCCCCCTGCCAAAATAACAACTTTCATTCCTTTATCTCCCTCGTTATTTTTCATCACTGTATATCATAACAACGAATTCTATTCCTTTATCGTTTATTGTAGCAAGGCTAACAGGGGGTGTAAATGGTTTATGCTCTCAATCGTCTACTCTACGTATATTTCCTTTTTATTTTAAGACTTCTTTCAATTTTTATTTCTGGCTTACTTTTCTTAGGTATGTATACGCTTCTTCACTTTCATATCCTCTGGCTTTGTTTTTAGAGTGACTGAAAAATTCTGTAGATATTCCCTGTTCAGAAGTGGTATCGCCTCTTGTATCTTTGGGAACAATTTTCTCCTCATTTTTCTATAGACTTTTTCCATGTAAAGGTATATGAGTGAAGATGAATTTGGAGATATGGATTATTTCTTAAATAATTTACCTCTCTCAAAATCGTAATTTTCTATGAAGAAAAGAGCAGTTATAAAAACAGGTTTTTATCTGTTTTTACAACTGCTCTTTATCCTATGCCGTCAAAATTTCCATCAATGCTCCATACAAATCGTGATCCAAGTTCATGGAAGAAAGTTCCGTACTGATCACAGCAAGATTTTTACCAGACATCAGAATCTGATAAATCTCATCCTTCAGTACAAAGCCAATTTCCGCCTGATTTAAAAATTCAAAGCATCTTCTGGCAACCTGCTTTTCACCGCTGATCAAATGACCGGACAGTACAATTTGAACCTCATCTAAAACAGCCACCTGAGGAAGTGAAATTACCACTGCCTGTTTTTCTTCCGCATAAGTAAATTCTGCATTTATTTCTTTCCCATTTACCAGCGCCTGTGCCTGCTGACACGCTTCCTTCGCATATCCTGTCATTTCTATTGTATATGCTCTCTTTTCCGGAAGTACGGACGTCTCTCCTGTTGCCGGAGCAATGGTTAATACAGACTGCTCTCCTTCCGTATAGTTTATCTCTGTGACAGCGCAAATTCCTTCCTGATATTGGCAGGTCTCATTGTCATCCTCATACAGAGAGAAGTTTCCCTCTTTCCCTGCAAAAACTTTGATTCTCAGGGAATTCGGATTTTTCACTGTTTGTACACCGCTGATTTCATCGGTGAACGGCAGAATACTTCCTTCTTTTACCAATACAGGAATACTGTCCAGCGTTCTGTACAAATCCATCATTCTTCCGCCTGAATATTTCAATCCCGTATGCAAATCATACCAGTTTCCTTCCGGTATCCAAGTCTTCACCTTTGCCACGTTCAAACCTTTGATTCTTGGAGAAGTAATAGGTGCCACCACCATATTCTCACCGAAGAAATACTGATTTTTTACTTCATAGGCACGCCTCTCTTCCGGATATTCATAATACATCGGTACGACTAAGGGACGATCTTCCATATAGCTCTTATAATTCATCGTGTACAGATACGGCATCATCCGATGACGCTCTCTCAGTGCTTCTGACATAGCGTCATCTGTTTCTTTTTTAAATCTCCATGGCTCCTTGCCATTAAATTCACTACAAGAGCTATGCAGACGCATAATCGGAGAATAGATTCCATACTGGGTCCATCTGGCTGTCATCTCATCGTTCTTATAACCCAGCATATGACCGCCGATATCATGACTCCACCAGCCGTAACCTATATTCGAAGCTGTCGCTGTGAAATACGGCTGAAAATTCAGAGAATCCCATGTGGTATGCGTATCTCCGGAAAATCCGATCGGATATCGGTGACTTCCCGGACCAGCATATCTGGAAAAGGTAAGGGGTCTTTTTCCTTCTCTTTTGCTGTCCAGAAAATGGAAATGGTTAAAAATCCATAAAGGATCCAGTCCTTCGATTTTTGTATTATTCCCCTGCTGCCAGTCAATCCACCAGAAATCCACACCTTCTTTTTCTCTGGGGTGATGCAGATATTCAAAATATGCTTCAAGGAATTTGGGATCCGCCGGATCACAGCTAACCGGATCCTCTTGCTCATAATCTACGCCCATGGTTTCTGCCATCTGTCGATACATCTCTTCATGGGCTCTCACACCGTCTGCAGGATGCACATTTAATGTCACTTTCATTCCCCGATCATGAAGCTTTTTCAAGAATCTGGCAGGATCTGGAAACAATTCTTTGTTCCAAGTATAACCAGTCCATCCGCTTCCATACTTGGGATCAATATCTACCATATGCCAGTCCATATCGATGACAGCTACTGTAAACGGAAGATTTTTTTCTTCAAATTTCTTCATCAACTCCAGGTAACTGTCTTCTGTGTATTTATAGTAACGACTCCACCAGTTTCCCAATGCATATCTGGGCAGCATGGGAGACTTTCCACAGAGATAGTAAAAGTCATGAAGGGCCTCTTTGTAATCGTGTCCATATCCCCAGAAATATAAATCCTGAATCCCTTTCTTCCGAGGCTCAATCCATCCATCTTCTAGCAAAATCTGTGATTTGCTGTCGTCCAGAAGAGAATAACCAAACTCCGACACTACACCGTGCTCCAATTCTGTCTCTCCATCCACCATATCCAGAGTTCTGGCTGTACCTTTCAGGTCGTGAATTTCTTCTCCATAATGCCAGATACTATGGTAAGCGCT
The DNA window shown above is from Blautia hansenii DSM 20583 and carries:
- a CDS encoding Maf family protein, which codes for MRKIILASASPRRRELLEQGGIPFTVIPSQAEEKITTEQPGQAVEELSYLKCSDIYEKSLGDVLVIGADTVVASEGKILGKPSSQKDAVKMLQSLQGREHEVYTGVTIMAREGNENRKKTFHEKTKVVFYPMSDEEIRSYVNTGEPMDKAGAYGIQGKSAVFIKEISGDYNNVVGLPLARLYQELKNMGIESREW
- a CDS encoding Cof-type HAD-IIB family hydrolase; the protein is MLKLIASDIDGTLLQNGKRELSLQAVEQIKQLKEMGILFAAASGRQYAVLRNLFEPVKDDIAYICENGAMVVYKGKILHKDVFERALAEEMAHSILNREDMEIIVSGEKSYYIQPKRKAFADYMLQTVKGKVAVVDDIFKVKEDILKISMYRESGLEEMLPYWKKLFGSQATVVTSGHAWLDMMPMSADKGKGIRVLQKHFLISADACAAFGDNLNDLEMLHEVTYSFAVSNAKEEVKETAKYETERVETVLEKIIQQGGNWNE
- a CDS encoding transposase family protein; this translates as MKKYFSDLVDSRDNRGLRHTLVDIVVMSIYAVLCGYTDTENMAFFMKLQMAPIYYYGQSFYFSA
- a CDS encoding HAD family hydrolase, with the translated sequence MYKACIFDLDGTIADTVESMAYVGNQVLEEFGLSALPVENYNFYAGDGADELVRRMLADTPGGDTADYEQIRTVYRQKFAQNPFYHVKPFDGILELLGELKKENIRIAVLSNKPHEAAIEVVNKIFGEEMFHKVQGQTQSIPRKPSPVGALAIAEAFGVKPEECLYCGDTNTDMDTGKAAGMYTIGVTWGFRPRQELVEHHADKIVDTPQEIFETAKKK
- a CDS encoding TIM-barrel domain-containing protein translates to MKDIYKVQTRPVALEANMVIGEKYRITMLTEGLIRLEYSEDGIFEDRATQMAFFRDFPETNYRLLHMEDRIEIHTSRIHLIYNEKEFSSHGLSIQVKGNLSAYHSIWHYGEEIHDLKGTARTLDMVDGETELEHGVVSEFGYSLLDDSKSQILLEDGWIEPRKKGIQDLYFWGYGHDYKEALHDFYYLCGKSPMLPRYALGNWWSRYYKYTEDSYLELMKKFEEKNLPFTVAVIDMDWHMVDIDPKYGSGWTGYTWNKELFPDPARFLKKLHDRGMKVTLNVHPADGVRAHEEMYRQMAETMGVDYEQEDPVSCDPADPKFLEAYFEYLHHPREKEGVDFWWIDWQQGNNTKIEGLDPLWIFNHFHFLDSKREGKRPLTFSRYAGPGSHRYPIGFSGDTHTTWDSLNFQPYFTATASNIGYGWWSHDIGGHMLGYKNDEMTARWTQYGIYSPIMRLHSSCSEFNGKEPWRFKKETDDAMSEALRERHRMMPYLYTMNYKSYMEDRPLVVPMYYEYPEERRAYEVKNQYFFGENMVVAPITSPRIKGLNVAKVKTWIPEGNWYDLHTGLKYSGGRMMDLYRTLDSIPVLVKEGSILPFTDEISGVQTVKNPNSLRIKVFAGKEGNFSLYEDDNETCQYQEGICAVTEINYTEGEQSVLTIAPATGETSVLPEKRAYTIEMTGYAKEACQQAQALVNGKEINAEFTYAEEKQAVVISLPQVAVLDEVQIVLSGHLISGEKQVARRCFEFLNQAEIGFVLKDEIYQILMSGKNLAVISTELSSMNLDHDLYGALMEILTA